The bacterium genome includes the window TATCATCTCCTTTAGGTTTAACTAAATCTACACCTAAAAGAATATTGTTTGCATTTGGAAGTAGAAATTTATAAGAAGCTCCTGCTCGTATATTGAATGGCAATGGATCTTTTTTCTCACGATATTTTACATCTGACCCAAAATTTTGTCCTGCCACCCCAAAGCTAAGATTTTCTGAAATAAGTAATAATGTCCCAAAATCTATAGCATACGCCTTTGCCTTTATCTCTTCTACCAATTCACTTTGTATCTTTTTAAGATTAATTCCTGCTGATAGATTTTTAGTTAGTTTTAGCCCTCCAGATAGACTAATCACATAATCACTTTCTGCCTTTACCTTTCTACAGGGTTTATTCTCATAATTAATTTCAATATCACCCACTTGCAATGTAGCAATACTTAGACCAAAGACACTATTTTCTTTCACCCTTTGTGCATAGCCTGCAAAACCATGTTTAATATCCAATAGAGTTGAGTAGAAGAAAGCCGCCTCCTTATGGTCAATTAATGACAAGCCTGCAGGGTTAAAGAAGATACTATCTATGCCATTTGGGCAACTAACTCCAATTTCACCTATGCCAGATAGTCGAGCACTTGTGGGAAATTTTAGCACTACCAGAGCAGAAGTTTTATCTCCTGCTTCAGCTTGATGAGTTAATAACATAACCCACCATATTGAAAAAACCAGGATAGTTCTTAAAATTATAAAACTTATCACTGTTATCCCCCTCATTTAATCACCGCTATCTTCTTTATTTCATTGAAATAGCCACAATCAAAATATACCAAATAAATTCCACTGGCAACTATCTCATCATCTTCATCCTTACCATCCCATTTATCCGTATTATGTGGTCCGGCATCCCTATAACTATCTACAACTGTTTTTACCAGGAGACCATCTAATGTATAAACCTTAATTTTTACTTTAGCAGCCCATGAAAGGGTATATCTAAATGTTACTTGTTGTCCTTTTGTTGGGTCAAATAAGTTATCATAGGGGTTAAATTGTGGTCTTAGAGGAGTAGTAGCAGATATTGGTTCAGAATAATTTGAATATCCATAACCATCCCGTCCAGCTATTCGATAGTAGTAAGTAGTATTTTCACTTAAATTTTTATCGTAATATGAAGTGGTATTTGCAACTACAGTGGTTATTGTGCTATAAACTCCATCCACACCCGTTTTTCTTTGAATAGTAAAATCATATTCATCGTCATAGGTATCATTCCAGGATAATTTTATCTCATTCCACCAAATTGCATTAGCAATAAGACCAGTTGGTGTTCCAGGTGGTTTATCGTCAATAGTTTTAAATGTCCAGGTACCTCCTTCAGTGAATGTGCCATTGGTAGCAATGATTTTCCAGATATACCATGTATCATAGGCTAATTGGTGTAAATTATTATAAAAGGTGGAAGTAGTAGTTCCAATTTTATTTAGAGTAAATGAACGAGTTCCAAAATACACTTCATAAGTTACAGTACCACCTGTCCATGACCAGACTAAGTCTGTATCTATAGATTGATTAGTTGCATTGTTTGGGGGGATAATTGGTTGAAGTTCATCAAGTGGCTGAATACCAAAGGTTAAATTTGCAAATACTAATGATAAAAGTAAAACTACTATGAAAACCTTACATTTCATCTTAACAGATATTATATTCTATATTCTTAAAATTGTCAAGGAAATATTGGGGGCATCAGCAATTCTCGGTGAATTTTTAGAGACTGAATTCACCTATGTTGAGGAGAGATAGAGAAAAATATTTTTCGTAAAGATTTTGAGAGGAAAATAAGGAATAATGAGTCTCTATCTAATTTTTCACCGAGAATTTCTGAAAAGAGCCGATTTTTGTTGACAAAGGATAAAATTTGTGGTAAAATATCCTCACAATGGGCACAAATGGATATAATACCCAAAACACTTAAAAAGTAATTTCCTATCAGTTCAGTTCACTTAGCTATTGTTTCAACCCGTGCTGGTAATACAATAGGCGGCGGAGATTGGGGCAAGGATAGACTTGTTTGTGACTGCATGCGAACCCTTATGGAAGATAAACTAATTGAGATTCGCAACCCTAATTCTACTCGTCCGTGGCAGTATGTCCTTGAGCCAGTGAGTGGTTATCTTCTTCTGGCGATGAAGTTATTAACCCAAGGAAAATAAATTTGCTCAAGCCTGGAATTTTGGTCCACTCGAATTGAAAGGGGTGACAACCAGAGTAGTTGGTAGAAAAGGTGATTGAATTATGGGGGCAAGGAGAGTGGAAAGATATAAGTTCAAAGGATGAACCTCACGAAACATCTATCTTGCGGATAAACTGGGAAAAAGCGGCTAACTTACTTAACTGGTAACCAGTTTATACCTGGCAAGAAGCATTACCCAGACAGTTAAGTGGTTTAAGGCATATAAAAATCAAAATGTTGATATGTATGAGGTCTGTGTTAATCAGATTAACCAGTACACAAATAAGGCTGGACAATTAAATATTGAGTGGGCTAGTGCTTTATCACATTAATTTTTGGTAACAGGTTAGCCATCTCTCTCAGATGGCTAAATTGTTACAAAGGAGGGATATATATGTTTTTTAAAAACGATCCGTGGTGGGAAATAAATAAATCCCATTTCTGGGATGGAGATGTGAGTATCTCACAATTACAGTTAGCAAAAGAGCATAATTTCCGAATAAGAAAGTTAATACCTCCAAGCAATCAAAAAGAAAAAATATGTTTAGATGTAGGATGTGGCTCGGGGTTATTCAGTGAACAAATTATAAAAAAGGGATATGATGTAATAGGAACTGATTATGATGAACGAGCAATTAAACTTGCTAAGGAAAGAGGGATTAATACTATTCAGGTAGATGTAGAGAGAGAAAAAATTCCTTTTGAAAATCAAACCTTTGACTTAATTGTATGTTGTGAAGTGATTGAACATATAAAAAACCCTCACAATATGTTAAAGGAAATACACCGAGTGCTAAAAGATGATGGTTTTTTTGTTATTACTACTCCTAATATTGCGTGGTGGTACTTGAGATTAAAAATGTTATTTGGCATTTGGGGCGTAATTGAACCAGACCATATTCGTTTCTTTACCCCGCGTTCATTAAAGGAGTGTTTAGATTTTTTTGGGTTTAAGGTTATAAAAGTAGCTTCTCTTTTCAATCTTCCCCGATTAGGCATCAGGGAATTACCCTATGGTCATTCTATTTCCTATAACTTTGGGTTTCAATGTATTAAGAAAAGGTAGATGATATGGAAAAAGAAAATATGGAGAGATTCAAATCAAAGATTATTTTAGATGATATTGCTCGAATTATTCAAAAGTTAGGTGATAAAATTGAAAGATTAGAAAATAAATCTTTTTTAATCACAGGCGCAAATGGAATGCTTCCCAGTTATATGGTTTATGTTTTGACTCGTTTAAATGATATATATTTTAAAGATAAATGTAAAATTTATGTTTTAACCAGAAACAAGATATTAGATAATGACCGATTAGGTTATAGTTTAAAAAGAGATGATGTTGTTCAAATAACCGTAGATGTCAGTCAACCATTTACTTTCAATTATCCAGTTGATTTTATTATTCATGCTGCATCTAAGGCTTCCCCTAAACATTACTTACAACATAGGCTTGATACTATTTTTGCTAATGTCAATGGAACTATAATTTTACTTGAATATGCTAGGAAAAATCCAATAGAGAGTTTTTTATATTTTAGCAGTGCAGAGATTTATGGAACACCAGATATAAATAATATTCCTACTCCTGAAGATTATATAGGAAGGGTTTCTCATCTCAACAATAGATCTTGTTATGTAGAATCCAAAAAGTTTGCAGAAACTTTATGTATGAATTATTTTTGGGAATTTGGTATTCCGGTTAAGATAGTTCGTCCATCTCATATTTTTGGTCCAGAGATTTCATTAGATGATGGTCGGGTTATTGCAGATTTTATAAATAATGGATTGAATGGACAGAATATTAAATTATTGAGTAGAGGAACTGCGACAAGGACTTTTTGTGATCTTTCTGATGCAACTATTGCTTTTTTCCTGGTGTTATTAGCTGATTATAATGGAGAGGTATTTAATATAGGTAATGATTCTGGAGAAATAAGTATGAAGTCTCTGGCAGAAATGATGGTTAAACTTTTTGATTATAAGATCAAAGTTGAAATGCCGGAAAAAGAACAGACAGATTATATAGTTGAGTCACCAGAGAGAAGTTGTGTTAGTATTGATAAGATAAGAAAAAAGTTAGGGTATAACCCCGAAATTACCTTAGAAGAATGCCTTAAAAAAATAATTGCTTATCATAAAGAAAAAATGTAACCCTTCAGATGGTTGAGTGTCTATGTATCTGAGATACGTAGACCACCAGACACCGAAATACCAATAATGCTGATCAAAAAGCTTACAAAAGGTGTTAAATGATTAATGATATAAAATATTTAGAAAATTTAGCAAAACAGGTTAGAGTTAAAATACTTGATATTATTACCACAGCAAAAAGTTCTCATTTAGGCTGTTCTTTTTCCATAGTGGAGATTTTAATTGTCTTATATTATGAAATATTAGATATAACATTAGAAAACTGGCGTTCAGTTAATCGAGAGCGGTTTATCTTAAGCAAAGGACATGCCTGTGCAGCTCTATACACTGTCTTATGGCAAAAAGGTTTTATTACAGAAGATACCTTGAATACCTATTATCAAAATGGTTCCCTTTTGGGAGCCCATCCCTCCTTAGACACTATTCCTGGAATTGAAGCCTCTACTGGTTCTTTGGGACATGGTTTGTCAATTGGTTGTGGTTTAGCCTATGCTAATAAATTGAATAATCTAAACAAAAAGGTTTATGTCTTAATTGGTGATGGAGAATGCAATGAGGGAACGATTTGGGAGGCAGCCTTATTTGCTAATCACCATCGCTTAAATAACCTGATAGTTATTTTAGATAGAAATAAAATACAGGGTTACGGTTATACCGAAGAGATTATTAAATTAGAACCGCTACAGATGAAATGGCAGTCTTTTGGGTGGAATGTGTTACGAGTAAATGGGCATGATATAACTCTTTTAGTGGAGACATTCAATTCGATACAGAACAATGAAGGACCAACAATAATTATAGCGGATACACTTCATGGGAAATGTGTAGACTTTCTTGAAAATAAATTGGAATGGCATTATCGCTCTCCGACAGAAGAGGAATTTAAAAAAGCAAAGGAATGTTTAGTATAATATTATGAGGACAGCTTTTGTAGATGAATTGTCAAATATTGTTAAACAAGACAAAAATGTTATTTTGATAACCGGGGATATGGGTTATTCTGTTTTTGAAAATTTTCAAAAACAATTTCCCCAAAATTTTATCAATGCAGGTATTTCAGAAGCCAATATGGTAGGAATTGCGGCTGGTTTGGCTTTGGCAGGTAAAAAAATATTTTTATATACCTTCGCCTCATTTGATACGATGCGTAGCTTTGAACAGGTGAGAATAGATCTATGTTATCAAAATCTTAATGTCAATATAATTGGTCTGGGAGGAGGAATTACCTATGGTAAAGAGGGTTCTACTCATCAAGCTTTAGAAGATATTGCCTTGATGAAAAGTCTGCCTAATATGACGGTTTTATGTCCTGGAGACCCTATTGAAACTAAGGCATTAGTCTCAGAAATTATAAAAAGAAATGGACCATCTTATATTAGAATAGGTAAAGCAGGTGAACCTATAGTTTATAACCCAAATCAGAAGTTTGCCATTGGTAAAAATATTAAATTAAATCAGGGCAAAGATGGTACTATTTTTACTACCGGAAATATGCTGGCTTCAGCTAAACAACTTGTGTCTGAATTGCACCAGGAAGGACTCAACCTTAATTTATATCAAGTTCATACGATTAAACCATTGGATAAGAGTATAATAAATGATGACCTGGGGAAATTTATATTCACCATCGAAGAACATTCAGAAGTAGGAGGATTAGGCTCATCTATAGCGGAATTATTGTATGAGAATAGAATCTACTTACCTTTTTTTAAAATCTCATTACCTGATGCCTTTATTAAAGAAGTAGGAACTCAAGATTATTTAAGAAATATTTATGGATTGTCGGTAAGTAAGATGAAAAGTAGAATATTATCACAGGTGAAAAATATATAAAAAGGCAAATTTACGATGAATGAATTAAAGTTATCTATCTTAATACCCACCTATAATCGGGCAAGATATTTAGAAGAATGTCTAAAATCAATTATTAATTCCTATAAGAATGATGATATTGAAATAATTGTTAGTGATAATTGCTCTGATGATGATACGGAGTTAGTTGTCAAAAATTATAGTTCAGATTCAAGGATTAGATATTTTCGGAATAAAGAAAATATTGGCTCTGAAAGGAATTATTTAAGCTTATTGGAAAAAGCAAGGGCTAAATATATATTTTTTCTGACTGATGATGACCAGGTAAAACCACAAGCAATCTCCAAAATAATTAACCTCATTGATAATTCTAATTATGGAATTATTATGGGAGGATATGAAGATTTTGATGATGATAAAAAAGAATGTATTAATATTAATATAAAGCATAAAGAATTTAAGTCCTTTGAAAAAGGGGAAGACGGGTTAATCAACCTCTTTTCTTTAAGTCATATCTTGAGTGGTATAATTGTCAGACGAGATTGTATTGATTTGGCTGAATTTCGAAGTACTATTGGAACTATGTATTGTCAGATGTTCCTGGTAGGAAGTGTGTTAAATAAAACCACATCCTGCTATTTACCTGAAGTTATAGTTATTCATCGAGTTAATAATCAACTTTTCTGGTCACTCTCAAATGATTATAACGCCAGGAAGATATTAGATATTATTGAAAAGGTCTGTCAGGGAGAAAAACTAAAAAAAGCAAAGGGAATTTTGATTAGTCAGCGGGCAAAAGAAACCTTGTCTAATCTTATTTGTGCAAAAAAAGTTTCCTTAGTTAAGTATTTCAAAACCATCTTTATTTTCTTCCAATTTAAGGAATTTAGATTCAATATATTTTTTTGGAGAAGTCTGATTTTATCATTCTTATATACTCAAAAACTTAACACAATGAGAAGAAAAATGCTTAAAATATATCGACCTGTGCGGTGAGGAATTACAAGCAATGTAACCTTTGGGGGGGTAAAATAAGGGGTAACAGTTTAGTCATCTGAGAGAAATGGCTAAACTGTTACAACATCTTCATATCCACATTCCAAAAGGGATAATTATGGTCAAACCTTGATGCAACTTCATACTAAATTGGTCATTTTGATCTAAAACTTGTCATTTTAAAAAATGAAATATCAATAATATCAATGGGTTAGAAATTTAAAGTGGTGAGGTGAACGGTTACTAAAATGTGCAAGGAAATTTTACTTTCCCGTTTTCTCTCATGCTCATTTTGCCTATATCCCTTCCACCGATTACTGATTACCTGCTTTCTTACCAAATCACTTTTATCTTAAAATAAAACGCCTGTGGATGAGGTTCAGAGGATGTATAAGTATATTTAGTTATTAATTCCTTTCCCTGCCTTTTTATTTTTATCTGTCCATAAGTTTCCCTTTTTTCATCCGAACCATATTTAAACCTTGAAGTGAAGGTTATCCCCGGGTTAAAATAATATGTCCACTTCGCATAGGCATAGTCACTAATCTTTTTATCTTCACTGGTATATTTATAATAAAACTTTATATCAAATTTTTCATAATTATTGT containing:
- a CDS encoding FlgD immunoglobulin-like domain containing protein; this translates as MKCKVFIVVLLLSLVFANLTFGIQPLDELQPIIPPNNATNQSIDTDLVWSWTGGTVTYEVYFGTRSFTLNKIGTTTSTFYNNLHQLAYDTWYIWKIIATNGTFTEGGTWTFKTIDDKPPGTPTGLIANAIWWNEIKLSWNDTYDDEYDFTIQRKTGVDGVYSTITTVVANTTSYYDKNLSENTTYYYRIAGRDGYGYSNYSEPISATTPLRPQFNPYDNLFDPTKGQQVTFRYTLSWAAKVKIKVYTLDGLLVKTVVDSYRDAGPHNTDKWDGKDEDDEIVASGIYLVYFDCGYFNEIKKIAVIK
- a CDS encoding class I SAM-dependent methyltransferase is translated as MFFKNDPWWEINKSHFWDGDVSISQLQLAKEHNFRIRKLIPPSNQKEKICLDVGCGSGLFSEQIIKKGYDVIGTDYDERAIKLAKERGINTIQVDVEREKIPFENQTFDLIVCCEVIEHIKNPHNMLKEIHRVLKDDGFFVITTPNIAWWYLRLKMLFGIWGVIEPDHIRFFTPRSLKECLDFFGFKVIKVASLFNLPRLGIRELPYGHSISYNFGFQCIKKR
- a CDS encoding PorV/PorQ family protein, yielding MISFIILRTILVFSIWWVMLLTHQAEAGDKTSALVVLKFPTSARLSGIGEIGVSCPNGIDSIFFNPAGLSLIDHKEAAFFYSTLLDIKHGFAGYAQRVKENSVFGLSIATLQVGDIEINYENKPCRKVKAESDYVISLSGGLKLTKNLSAGINLKKIQSELVEEIKAKAYAIDFGTLLLISENLSFGVAGQNFGSDVKYREKKDPLPFNIRAGASYKFLLPNANNILLGVDLVKPKGDDIKTHVGMEYLNVECELNVYLRVGYAFGYETKDFTAGLGFVERGYSLDYAYLVRGDLDRNHYISVGVKF
- a CDS encoding NAD-dependent epimerase/dehydratase family protein: MEKENMERFKSKIILDDIARIIQKLGDKIERLENKSFLITGANGMLPSYMVYVLTRLNDIYFKDKCKIYVLTRNKILDNDRLGYSLKRDDVVQITVDVSQPFTFNYPVDFIIHAASKASPKHYLQHRLDTIFANVNGTIILLEYARKNPIESFLYFSSAEIYGTPDINNIPTPEDYIGRVSHLNNRSCYVESKKFAETLCMNYFWEFGIPVKIVRPSHIFGPEISLDDGRVIADFINNGLNGQNIKLLSRGTATRTFCDLSDATIAFFLVLLADYNGEVFNIGNDSGEISMKSLAEMMVKLFDYKIKVEMPEKEQTDYIVESPERSCVSIDKIRKKLGYNPEITLEECLKKIIAYHKEKM
- a CDS encoding transketolase, translated to MINDIKYLENLAKQVRVKILDIITTAKSSHLGCSFSIVEILIVLYYEILDITLENWRSVNRERFILSKGHACAALYTVLWQKGFITEDTLNTYYQNGSLLGAHPSLDTIPGIEASTGSLGHGLSIGCGLAYANKLNNLNKKVYVLIGDGECNEGTIWEAALFANHHRLNNLIVILDRNKIQGYGYTEEIIKLEPLQMKWQSFGWNVLRVNGHDITLLVETFNSIQNNEGPTIIIADTLHGKCVDFLENKLEWHYRSPTEEEFKKAKECLV
- a CDS encoding glycosyltransferase family 2 protein, encoding MNELKLSILIPTYNRARYLEECLKSIINSYKNDDIEIIVSDNCSDDDTELVVKNYSSDSRIRYFRNKENIGSERNYLSLLEKARAKYIFFLTDDDQVKPQAISKIINLIDNSNYGIIMGGYEDFDDDKKECININIKHKEFKSFEKGEDGLINLFSLSHILSGIIVRRDCIDLAEFRSTIGTMYCQMFLVGSVLNKTTSCYLPEVIVIHRVNNQLFWSLSNDYNARKILDIIEKVCQGEKLKKAKGILISQRAKETLSNLICAKKVSLVKYFKTIFIFFQFKEFRFNIFFWRSLILSFLYTQKLNTMRRKMLKIYRPVR
- a CDS encoding transketolase C-terminal domain-containing protein, with translation MRTAFVDELSNIVKQDKNVILITGDMGYSVFENFQKQFPQNFINAGISEANMVGIAAGLALAGKKIFLYTFASFDTMRSFEQVRIDLCYQNLNVNIIGLGGGITYGKEGSTHQALEDIALMKSLPNMTVLCPGDPIETKALVSEIIKRNGPSYIRIGKAGEPIVYNPNQKFAIGKNIKLNQGKDGTIFTTGNMLASAKQLVSELHQEGLNLNLYQVHTIKPLDKSIINDDLGKFIFTIEEHSEVGGLGSSIAELLYENRIYLPFFKISLPDAFIKEVGTQDYLRNIYGLSVSKMKSRILSQVKNI